A window of Juglans regia cultivar Chandler chromosome 7, Walnut 2.0, whole genome shotgun sequence contains these coding sequences:
- the LOC108996686 gene encoding kinesin-like protein KIN-12B, whose product MKHFMQPRNPILRETHSTDPPSSASPSSAKPRPSRKQKSAKENAPPSDPNVMTCDPKQSPAKLKSPLPPRPPSSNPLKRKLSMETLPENSVLGPSDSGVKVVVRMRPPHEDRDEGDVIVQKTSSDSLSINGQTFTFDSVADIEATQQDIFELVGAPLVENCLAGFNSSVFAYGQTGSGKTYTIWGPANALLEEKLSSDQQGLTPRVFERLFSRINEEQIKHADKQLEYQCCCSFLEIYNEQITDLLDPNQRNLQIREDVKSGVYVENLKEESVRTMKDVTQLLIKGMSNRRTGATSINAESSRSHTVFTCVVESRCKADGLSSFKTSRINLVDLAGSERQKLTGAAGERLKEAGNINRSLSQLGNLINILAEVSQTGKQRHIPYRDSRLTFLLQESLGGNAKLAMVCAISPSQSCKSETFSTLRFAQRAKAIKNKAVVNEVMQNDVNHLREVIRQLRDELDRYKSNRGYPIDSNGGHSAAWIRRSLSLLKSSLSCPTTLHHVDDDGDEEMEIDEEAVERLCVRVDEQIASSEANSRIDLGKTKTVDSDLQLVTSEDISFNEPECCTSGGGCIKEQSSEDTDVNMEGASEHDKIMIVDCADPVKDTSCSSDVNVLACHSLLEENNRERNTLDGDSYWQPTEGKSILSSSVSKLLNKESPSKNVMDNSSSVTDHLNEVSVGISSADAPNDFSNGSVNCVSPPSLSIVPSDVSPILKSPAPSVSPRIATSRKSLRTSSMLTASQKDLQDDSMLVPEAAHISFKKSTRSSINTMSTEKSKNFISPTEHLAASIRHGLEIIDSHRQSSALRRSAFRFSFKPAESKPISLVDKVDVGVQTFPGDILEEDSVEFMCTSCKNRMQLGVKETDDGSNLQLVPVDSAESAEKLKKQVTKAVEKVLAGAIRREMALEDFCAKKTSEIVQLNRLVQQYKHERECNAIIAQTREDKILRLENLMDGVLPTEEFMEEELLSLTEEHKIFKEKYENHPEVLRTKIELKRVQDELEHYRNFYDMGEREVLVEEIQDLRNQLQFYIDTSSTACRKNPLLQLTYSCETQSAPPLTTIPESTESAEEKLERESIRWTEAESRWISLSEELRLELEASRSLAEKRKQELDTERKCAEELKEAMHMAIEGHARILEQYADLEEKHIQLLIRHRKIQEGIEDVKKAAAKAGVKGAESKFINALAAEISALRVEREKEKRYFRDENKGLQAQLRDTAEAVQAAGELLLRLKEAEEAVAAAQMRAVEAEQETEKAHKQIDKLKKKHEKEISTLNELLLESRLPREATQPAYDDAQIATYDAGETRNSSDQRWREEFEPFYNGEEGELPKPTEPSSWFSGYDRCNI is encoded by the exons ATGAAGCACTTCATGCAACCGAGGAACCCGATCTTGAGGGAGACGCATTCCACGGACCCACCGTCGTCCGCCAGCCCTAGCTCGGCCAAGCCTAGGCCGTCGAGGAAGCAGAAATCGGCCAAGGAAAATGCCCCGCCCTCGGATCCAAACGTGATGACGTGTGATCCGAAGCAGTCCCCGGCCAAGTTGAAGAGTCCGCTTCCGCCAAGGCCGCCGTCTTCAAATCCTCTCAAGCGAAAGCTCAGCATGGAGACTCTGCCTGAGAATTCGGTGCTCGGGCCTTCGGATTCTGGCGTCAAG GTTGTGGTCAGAATGCGGCCGCCACATGAGGATAGGGATGAAGGGGATGTGATAGTTCAGAAAACTTCCAGTGATTCATTATCAATTAATGGACAAACTTTCACATTTGACTCAGTCGCAGACATTGAGGCAACGCAG caAGATATCTTCGAGCTTGTAGGAGCACCCCTTGTTGAAAATTGTTTGGCTGGATTCAATAGTTCTGTATTTGCGTATGGGCAG ACGGGAAGCGGAAAGACATATACTATTTGGGGTCCAGCCAATGCCTTGTTGGAAGAAAAATTGTCCAGCGATCAACAAGGGTTAACTCCCCGTGTTTTTGAGCGACTCTTTTCCCGCATAAATGAG GAGCAAATCAAGCATGCCGATAAACAACTCGAGTATCAGTGTTGCTGTTCTTTTCTTGAG atttACAACGAGCAAATTACAGATTTGTTGGATCCAAATCAAAGAAATCTCCAG ATAAGAGAAGATGTTAAATCTGGTGTCTATGTCGAAAATCTCAAAGAGGAGTCTGTACGTACAATGAAGGATGTGACTCAACTCTTGATAAAG GGGATGTCAAATAGGAGGACAGGTGCAACTAGTATAAATGCTGAGAGTTCCCGCTCGCATACTGTATTCACTTGTGTTGTTGAATCCAGATGCAAG GCTGATGGCTTAAGCAGCTTCAAAACAAGCAGAATAAATCTTGTTGATCTAGCCGGTTCAGAGCGACAAAAGTTAACTGGTGCAGCAGGAGAACGTCTAAAGGAAGCAGGCAATATTAATCGATCACTCTCACAGCTTGG AAATTTAATCAACATTCTTGCTGAAGTTTCTCAAACAGGAAAGCAAAGGCATATCCCCTATAGAGACTCCAGGTTGACATTCTTATTGCAGGAATCTCTTGGGGGAAATGCAAAATTAGCAATGGTTTGTGCTATTTCTCCATCTCAAAG TTGTAAGAGTGAAACTTTTAGTACATTGAGATTTGCACAGCGTGCCAAGGCTATTAAGAACAAGGCAGTTGTTAATGAAGTAATGCAGAATGATGTGAATCACTTGCGAGAAGTGATACGGCAGCTGAGG GATGAACTAGATAGATATAAGTCCAACCGCGGATACCCCATCGACTCAAATGGAGGTCATTCAGCAGCATGGATTCGTAGAAGTTTGAGTCTACTAAAGTCTAGCCTCAGTTGTCCAACGACATTACATCATGTTGACGATGATGGTGATGAGGAGATGGAAATTGATGAGGAAGCTGTTGAGAGGCTCTGTGTTCGAGTGGATGAGCAAATAGCCAGCAGCGAAGCTAACAGTAGGATTGATCTagggaaaacaaaaactgtAGATTCAGACTTGCAACTTGTGACTTCTGAAGATATAAGTTTTAATGAGCCCGAGTGCTGCACATCTGGAGGTGGATGTATCAAGGAACAAAGTTCTGAGGATACAGATGTTAATATGGAAGGAGCATCTGAACATGATAAGATAATGATAGTTGATTGTGCAGATCCTGTTAAAGACACTTCATGTTCTTCTGATGTTAATGTGCTGGCTTGTCATAGTCTCCTAGAGGAAAACAACAGAGAAAGAAACACACTTGATGGGGATTCCTATTGGCAGCCCACTGAGGGGAAAAGTATACTTAGCTCATCTGTCAGTAAACTGCTAAACAAAGAATCACCAAGCAAAAATGTAATGGATAATTCTTCCTCAGTCACAGATCATCTTAATGAAGTTTCTGTCGGCATTTCCAGTGCAGATGCAccaaatgatttttcaaatggcTCAGTGAATTGTGTATCTCCTCCTAGCTTAAGCATAGTTCCATCTGATGTCTCCCCAATACTTAAGTCTCCAGCTCCAAGTGTTTCGCCCAGAATCGCCACCAGCAGGAAAAGCTTGAGGACTTCATCAATGCTGACTGCTTCACAGAAAGATCTTCAGGATGACAGTATGTTAGTCCCTGAGGCTGCTCATATATCTTTCAAGAAATCCACGAGAAGCAGCATTAATACTATGTCCACAGAAAAAAGTAAGAACTTTATTTCACCAACTGAACATTTGGCTGCAAGCATCCGTCATGGCCTTGAAATTATTGATAGCCATCGCCAAAGTTCAGCTCTAAGGCGGTCAGCGTTCAGGTTTTCATTCAAACCTGCAGAATCTAAGCCAATTTCTCTGGTTGACAAAGTTGATGTGGGTGTGCAAACTTTTCCTGGTGATATACTAGAAGAAGATTCAGTTGAATTTATGTGTACTAGTTGCAAGAATAGAATGCAGCTAGGGGTCAAAGAGACCGATGACGGTTCAAACCTACAGCTAGTACCTGTTGATAGTGCAGAGTCTGCTGAAAAATTAAAGAAGCAAGTTACCAAG GCAGTGGAGAAGGTTTTGGCAGGAGCTATTAGGAGAGAAATGGCACTAGAAGATTTCTGTGCTAAGAAAACCTCTGAAATTGTGCAGCTTAACCGTTTG GTGCAACAATACAAGCATGAGAGGGAATGCAATGCCATAATAGCACAGACAAGGGAGGATAAAATCCTTCGCCTCGAGAACCTTATGGATGGCGTTTTACCCACAGAGGAGTTCATGGAGGAAGAGCTACTGTCACTCACAGAGGAGCACAAG ATTTTCAAGGAGAAATATGAGAATCATCCTGAAGTTTTAAGGACCAAAATTGAGTTAAAACGAGTTCAAGATGAGCTGGAACATTATCGGAATTTCTATGATATGGGTGAGAGAGAAGTGTTGGTGGAAGAGATTCAAGATTTAAGAAACCAACTACAATTTTACATAGATACTTCATCCACAGCATGTCGAAAAAATCCACTACTTCAATTGACTTATTCATGTGAAACTCAATCGGCTCCACCTCTTACTACGATTCCTGAGTCGACTGAGAGTGCTGAGGAGAAACTTGAACGGGAAAGCATTCGTTGGACAGAGGCAGAGAGCAGATGGATCTCTCTTTCTGAGGAATTGAGACTTGAACTTGAAGCTAGCAGATCACTAGCAGAAAAGAGGAAGCAAGAACTAGATACTGAGAGGAAATGTGCCGAAGAGCTGAAGGAAGCAATGCATATGGCTATAGAGGGGCATGCACGCATTCTTGAACAGTATGCAGATTTGGAAGAGAAACATATTCAGTTGCTTATAAGGCATAGGAAGATCCAGGAAGGAATAGAGGATGTCAAGAAAGCAGCTGCTAAAGCAGGAGTTAAGGGTGCTGAGTCCAAGTTCATAAATGCTCTTGCTGCTGAAATTTCAGCATTAAGGGtggaaagagagaaggagaagcgATATTTTAGGGATGAGAATAAAGGACTTCAAGCTCAATTGAGGGACACAGCTGAAGCTGTGCAGGCTGCCGGAGAATTACTTTTGCGGCTGAAAGAAGCAGAAGAGGCTGTCGCGGCTGCCCAG ATGCGAGCTGTGGAGGCAGAGCAAGAAACTGAAAAGGCCCACAAACAGATtgataaattgaagaaaaaacacGAGAAGGAGATCAGCACCCTTAATGAACTTCTCCTAGAATCTCGTTTACCCCGAGAAGCAACACAACCAGCTTATGATGATGCTCAAATTGCCACATACGACGCAGGGGAGACACGCAATTCTAGTGATCAGAGATGGAGAGAGGAATTTGAACCATTTTATAATGGCGAAGAAGGTGAGTTGCCGAAACCCACAGAACCCTCGTCATGGTTCTCTGGTTACGATCGATGCAACATATAG